The following are encoded together in the Thermococcus sibiricus MM 739 genome:
- a CDS encoding nicotinamide-nucleotide adenylyltransferase — translation MRGLFVGRFQPVHNGHLKALEYVFEEVEEVIIGIGSAQVSHTLKNPFTTSERMEMLIRALDEKGIPRGKYFLVALPDINFNSIWAPYVEAIVPKFDIVFTGNSLVAQLFRERGYKVIVQPMFRKDILSATEIRRRMIEDQTWEELVPKSVVEYIKEIKGVERIKMLATDLEKNEKELQTPLRIPEF, via the coding sequence ATGAGAGGTCTCTTCGTTGGTCGGTTTCAGCCTGTTCATAATGGCCATTTAAAAGCCCTTGAATATGTTTTTGAAGAAGTTGAAGAGGTTATAATCGGGATTGGAAGCGCTCAGGTGAGCCATACATTGAAAAACCCATTCACAACGAGTGAAAGAATGGAGATGCTCATAAGAGCTTTAGACGAAAAGGGAATTCCAAGGGGGAAATACTTTCTCGTTGCTCTGCCAGACATAAACTTCAACTCAATCTGGGCTCCTTATGTTGAGGCAATAGTGCCGAAGTTTGACATCGTTTTCACAGGTAATTCGCTTGTCGCGCAGCTCTTCAGAGAGAGAGGCTACAAGGTCATAGTACAGCCTATGTTTAGAAAGGACATTCTTTCCGCCACAGAGATAAGAAGGAGAATGATAGAAGATCAAACTTGGGAAGAATTAGTGCCGAAGAGCGTGGTGGAGTATATAAAGGAGATTAAGGGAGTAGAAAGAATAAAGATGTTAGCAACAGATTTGGAGAAAAATGAGAAGGAACTTCAAACACCATTGAGGATTCCGGAGTTTTAA
- a CDS encoding ABC transporter ATP-binding protein, protein MDSKNQRSSLSLLKRFIGEAVSHRKTLIIVVVSIIGSALATLAPPYILSVAIDRYILAGNYNRFWFIALLYLSALTAQWFFATLQTFYIEVFGQKVLCDLRARLHEKVLRSRLEFFKDKSTGDLVSRIVNDTGIVNDVLVSGLFGSLGSLLSLIGIIIAMFLLDVKLTLVTLASIPLMILVAYYFGGKMRRAYRETRQKIAKISSVVEESVAGVETIRAFGKEGEVEREFSRVSRETIKAYLRVAVYMGLFWPLMNITSLVSVIIVIAYGGYLAYQGAMSIGVVIAFIQYAQRFRGPINEVIGLYDSLQSALAALERIYEIFDDEGVEDYEGVHVERLKGEIKFDNVWFEYEKGIPALKGINLQIPPASKIAIVGRTGAGKTTIAGLIMRFYDPTEGRVLYDGVDGKRISRKSLRRRIGYVPQETYLFPGTIMENILMANPEASEEDVIRVCKELGVQDFIMRLPKGYNTSAGEAGKLLSVGERQLISLARALLEDPDIVILDEALSSVDPKTERLVQDAMLKLMEGRTSIIIAHRLGITRFADKVVVVEDGRIIEEGSPEELLERRGHFYRFYVSQMGEA, encoded by the coding sequence GTGGACAGTAAAAATCAAAGATCATCACTTTCTCTCCTCAAGAGGTTTATTGGGGAAGCAGTTTCCCACAGAAAGACTCTTATCATAGTTGTTGTTAGTATAATTGGCTCAGCCCTAGCGACACTTGCCCCACCATACATTCTAAGCGTGGCGATTGATAGGTACATCCTCGCCGGTAATTACAATCGTTTCTGGTTTATCGCCCTTCTTTACCTTAGTGCTCTCACAGCCCAGTGGTTCTTCGCTACCCTTCAGACCTTCTACATAGAGGTCTTTGGCCAGAAGGTTCTCTGCGACCTTAGAGCAAGGTTACACGAGAAAGTCCTCCGTTCAAGGCTTGAGTTCTTCAAGGACAAGTCTACCGGTGACCTTGTGTCGAGAATAGTGAACGACACTGGGATTGTTAATGATGTCTTGGTTTCTGGCCTTTTCGGGAGCCTTGGAAGCCTTCTCAGTCTCATTGGCATAATCATTGCAATGTTTCTTTTGGATGTTAAGCTCACCCTTGTTACCCTCGCGAGCATCCCGCTGATGATTTTGGTAGCCTATTACTTCGGCGGGAAGATGAGGAGGGCTTATAGGGAGACGAGGCAGAAGATAGCAAAGATATCGAGCGTGGTGGAGGAGAGCGTTGCAGGAGTTGAGACCATAAGAGCCTTCGGCAAGGAAGGGGAAGTCGAGAGAGAATTCTCAAGGGTCTCAAGAGAAACGATAAAGGCCTATCTCCGTGTTGCTGTTTACATGGGCCTCTTCTGGCCTCTCATGAACATCACGAGCCTTGTTTCGGTGATAATTGTCATAGCCTATGGCGGTTATTTGGCATATCAAGGGGCGATGAGTATCGGTGTTGTGATAGCTTTTATCCAGTATGCACAGCGCTTTCGTGGGCCAATCAATGAGGTCATAGGCCTCTACGACAGCCTTCAATCCGCCTTGGCTGCTCTGGAGAGGATATATGAAATCTTTGACGATGAAGGTGTTGAAGATTACGAAGGAGTCCACGTTGAGAGACTTAAAGGTGAAATTAAATTTGATAATGTGTGGTTCGAATATGAGAAAGGCATACCAGCTCTCAAGGGGATAAACCTTCAAATCCCACCGGCATCAAAGATAGCAATAGTTGGGAGAACAGGGGCCGGAAAAACCACCATAGCCGGCCTAATAATGCGCTTCTATGATCCCACTGAGGGGAGAGTTCTCTACGACGGCGTTGATGGGAAGAGAATAAGTAGAAAAAGCCTTAGGAGAAGGATTGGCTACGTCCCGCAGGAGACTTACCTCTTTCCGGGCACAATAATGGAGAACATTCTCATGGCGAACCCTGAGGCGAGCGAGGAGGATGTCATTAGGGTTTGTAAAGAGCTCGGTGTCCAAGATTTCATAATGCGCTTACCTAAGGGTTACAATACTTCCGCTGGTGAGGCGGGAAAGCTTCTCTCCGTCGGCGAGAGGCAGCTGATCTCCCTTGCTAGGGCCCTCCTAGAGGATCCGGATATAGTAATCCTCGACGAGGCCCTTTCGAGTGTTGACCCCAAGACTGAAAGGCTGGTTCAGGATGCCATGCTTAAGTTGATGGAAGGCAGGACCAGCATAATAATCGCCCACAGGCTTGGAATCACGCGTTTCGCCGATAAAGTAGTTGTGGTTGAGGATGGTAGGATAATCGAGGAAGGTTCTCCTGAGGAGCTCCTCGAGAGAAGGGGCCACTTTTACAGATTTTACGTTTCTCAGATGGGGGAAGCCTGA
- a CDS encoding TIGR02253 family HAD-type hydrolase: MIKAVFFDFVGTLLSKEFEDITHQNIIREALRRVKAENVDPLKVWEEYEALTSEKFKEYAGKPYKPIRVLEEEIVEEIAKKYEFEVPHDFWEIHLKMHQQYGKLYDEAIEVLKTLKVNGYHIGMITDSDNDYLHAQLKALGILEFFDSITTSEEAGFYKPHPRMFELALQKANLKGEEAIYVGDNPLKDCVGSRTVDMTSVLLNKKGDKKEFWKECEFVISDLREVLVILEELNGQ; the protein is encoded by the coding sequence ATGATAAAGGCAGTGTTTTTTGATTTTGTTGGTACACTACTTAGCAAAGAATTTGAAGATATTACCCATCAAAACATAATAAGAGAAGCTCTACGCAGAGTAAAAGCAGAAAACGTAGATCCTTTGAAAGTTTGGGAAGAATACGAGGCTCTTACAAGCGAGAAATTTAAGGAATATGCAGGCAAGCCTTACAAACCAATTAGAGTGCTTGAGGAAGAAATTGTGGAAGAAATTGCAAAGAAGTATGAGTTTGAAGTCCCTCATGATTTTTGGGAAATTCATCTTAAAATGCATCAGCAATATGGTAAACTTTATGATGAAGCTATTGAGGTTCTTAAAACCCTAAAAGTAAATGGGTATCATATAGGAATGATAACCGATTCCGATAATGATTACCTCCACGCCCAACTTAAAGCATTAGGGATTCTTGAATTTTTTGATAGCATAACTACAAGCGAAGAAGCTGGTTTTTACAAGCCCCACCCGCGTATGTTTGAATTGGCACTTCAAAAAGCCAATTTGAAAGGAGAAGAAGCAATATACGTTGGGGATAATCCTCTCAAAGACTGTGTAGGTTCGAGGACTGTTGATATGACAAGTGTACTTTTAAACAAAAAAGGTGACAAAAAAGAGTTTTGGAAAGAATGTGAGTTCGTTATAAGTGATTTGAGAGAGGTATTAGTCATACTTGAAGAGCTAAACGGTCAGTAA
- a CDS encoding ASCH domain-containing protein, which yields MKIYKLYVREEYLEMIESGKKDIEVRVAYPQLRNIKPKDKIIFNNTIPAEVLTIKRYETFRQVLREESVERIFPDKPSFEQAVKRFHNMYPKWKENRYGVLAIKFRLLRSRREQGEESEV from the coding sequence ATGAAAATCTACAAGCTTTATGTGAGGGAAGAATATCTAGAGATGATTGAGAGTGGGAAGAAAGACATAGAGGTTAGAGTGGCATACCCACAACTTAGGAACATTAAACCAAAGGATAAAATAATCTTTAATAACACGATCCCTGCTGAAGTTCTGACTATAAAACGGTATGAAACCTTTAGACAGGTTCTAAGAGAGGAATCAGTTGAGAGAATATTTCCTGATAAGCCAAGTTTTGAACAGGCCGTAAAGAGATTTCATAATATGTATCCAAAATGGAAAGAGAATAGATATGGAGTACTTGCAATAAAGTTCCGCCTTCTACGGTCAAGGAGGGAGCAAGGTGAAGAATCTGAAGTTTGA
- a CDS encoding A24 family peptidase C-terminal domain-containing protein, which yields MELLLILLGVIMGILTSYTDIKTGFIDDKHVFPIAGLGILYYLYMGFFIKHNTIFALSGIIGLGTGFLLGYFLYMMGGWASGDIVILMGYSALLPYASRYAKVIPPYASKYPLHSLTLLLNSILAIFPFIFIYSLAMLLKNKKMDRLKQIFTEKWFRPFEFALWVSGAFVVLRLLQQFSISDNPLFSFLIWVITIALMAKLRKVGDLIGAGLLIYDIIFNTPQVIYSYLKIALTFYLFKTFFSLVSIMRVEVLTKKVSVNELKEWDILGEWIYEKDGKIQRDREGSFDKLIRALKTLNVNALRVYYDKLIAYPTAEGLTKENIEILKRLVEEEKLEDEFLVRNAMPFAPALFLGFLISVLYGDLFWTLLTKTNGL from the coding sequence ATGGAACTTCTCTTAATACTCTTAGGGGTTATTATGGGAATTCTTACATCTTATACGGATATCAAAACTGGTTTTATTGATGACAAACATGTCTTTCCAATTGCAGGATTGGGTATTTTGTATTACCTCTATATGGGGTTTTTTATAAAACATAATACAATTTTCGCTTTATCCGGGATAATTGGCCTTGGAACCGGGTTTTTGTTAGGTTATTTTCTTTATATGATGGGCGGCTGGGCAAGCGGAGATATAGTAATTTTAATGGGTTACTCAGCTCTTCTTCCATATGCCTCTAGATATGCAAAAGTCATACCTCCATACGCCTCAAAATATCCCCTTCATTCACTAACTCTCCTATTAAACAGCATCTTAGCTATTTTTCCCTTCATCTTTATTTATTCATTAGCAATGCTCTTAAAAAATAAGAAAATGGATCGATTGAAACAAATTTTCACTGAGAAGTGGTTCAGGCCATTTGAATTTGCCCTTTGGGTATCAGGAGCATTTGTAGTTCTCAGATTACTGCAACAATTCTCGATTTCCGACAATCCCCTTTTTAGTTTTTTAATATGGGTGATTACAATAGCTCTGATGGCAAAACTTAGAAAAGTCGGAGACTTAATTGGGGCTGGCCTTTTAATTTATGATATTATCTTTAACACCCCTCAGGTAATTTACAGTTATCTAAAAATCGCCTTGACATTCTATCTCTTCAAAACATTTTTCTCTCTTGTAAGTATTATGCGAGTAGAAGTGCTCACAAAAAAGGTTAGCGTGAACGAACTCAAAGAATGGGATATCCTTGGAGAGTGGATATACGAAAAAGATGGAAAAATCCAACGGGATCGAGAAGGATCATTTGATAAGCTCATCCGGGCCCTAAAAACATTGAATGTAAATGCTCTAAGAGTATATTATGACAAATTGATAGCTTACCCAACTGCCGAAGGCCTCACAAAAGAAAACATTGAAATACTGAAAAGACTCGTGGAGGAAGAAAAGCTTGAAGATGAGTTTCTGGTTAGGAATGCAATGCCCTTTGCCCCTGCACTCTTCCTAGGCTTCTTAATCTCTGTGCTTTATGGGGATTTGTTCTGGACCTTGTTAACAAAAACCAACGGCCTTTAA
- a CDS encoding ASCH domain-containing protein: MKNLKFDGKYKELLLNGKKRATIRFGKVNMAPGDEVLIHSAGYVLGKAKVKRVEKKKVSELTDEDAKLDGFKDREKLMEALRDHYKNIKPDAEVTLIEFEFVKMLDNPVLSADFPYEGNNPIEIAELALKHLNNLSFEEVVLLKLFLQSGSLRKTAYKLGGLDKRYKIREILRKAYEELKKMGLMKPKL; encoded by the coding sequence GTGAAGAATCTGAAGTTTGATGGGAAATACAAAGAACTACTCCTTAATGGAAAAAAACGAGCCACAATAAGATTCGGAAAAGTTAACATGGCGCCAGGGGATGAAGTTTTAATACATTCAGCTGGTTACGTTCTTGGCAAGGCTAAAGTTAAGAGGGTTGAGAAAAAGAAAGTTTCTGAACTTACAGATGAAGATGCTAAATTAGATGGATTCAAGGATAGGGAGAAACTCATGGAAGCTCTTAGAGATCATTATAAAAATATAAAACCAGATGCAGAAGTGACATTGATTGAATTTGAGTTTGTCAAAATGCTTGATAATCCTGTACTTTCAGCGGATTTTCCTTATGAAGGGAATAATCCCATTGAAATAGCGGAACTCGCATTAAAGCATTTAAATAATCTAAGTTTTGAGGAAGTTGTGCTATTAAAACTATTCTTGCAATCAGGTAGCCTTAGGAAGACTGCTTACAAACTAGGAGGTTTAGATAAGAGATATAAAATCAGAGAGATCTTAAGAAAGGCCTATGAAGAACTTAAAAAGATGGGACTCATGAAACCGAAATTATAG
- a CDS encoding ABC transporter ATP-binding protein, producing the protein MSNSLKQLKRLLSYLRDNELYFITGLAIVLLMSYTNGIIPVLIREAIDGGITTGEYHVAVRYALIVLLVAVLNGVFSFGGRYLLVKAAQYAVYHLRMDAFRAIQRHQMEFFDKTYSGQLISRITNDTERITRFLSFRVRMFVYSIFLILVSLYYMIMMNVTLTGVALVTIAVVVALNTTYARKVRPIYDKVRHQTGVIASVSTGSIAGVKTIKALSVEENIQGKFSKENEELYSLNVEATKITALYGNAPFLIMGTAMSAMLYYGGRAIMANTLTVGELTAFLTYMLTMTWPLRALGFTIGDIQRSLAAASRLFEVIDSAPAEVDPPDAVELKNPRGKIEFRNVHLTYHTGKTVLKGLNLKIKPGERILITGPPGSGKSTLLKLIARFYEPERGQVLVDDVDVRKIKTSSLRKTVAYIPQEPFIFNRSLRENIALAKPDASMEEIIRAAKIAKIHDFIASLPEGYETVVGEKGVTLSGGQRQRIALARALLLEPRILLLDDPVSNLDAETEEKLVGDLKDILEGKTALIVSQRLSMVKLTDRVIVMVDGGVVEDGSPEELAKKGGLFSEMLGRGGWSGQ; encoded by the coding sequence ATGAGTAACTCACTAAAACAACTCAAAAGGCTCCTGAGCTATCTTAGGGATAATGAGCTTTATTTTATTACCGGCTTAGCCATAGTTCTCCTCATGTCTTACACGAATGGAATAATCCCCGTTCTCATAAGAGAGGCAATAGATGGAGGCATAACGACTGGAGAGTACCATGTAGCCGTTCGCTACGCCCTTATCGTCCTTCTGGTGGCTGTGCTAAATGGGGTCTTCAGCTTCGGCGGGAGGTACCTTCTAGTCAAAGCGGCACAGTATGCGGTCTACCACCTCCGCATGGATGCCTTTAGGGCGATCCAGAGGCACCAGATGGAGTTTTTTGATAAAACCTACTCGGGCCAGCTTATAAGCCGTATAACAAACGACACCGAAAGAATAACACGCTTTCTTTCCTTCCGTGTGAGGATGTTTGTGTATTCCATCTTTCTTATCCTTGTCTCGCTCTACTACATGATCATGATGAATGTGACACTTACTGGTGTTGCTCTCGTCACAATAGCTGTTGTCGTGGCTCTCAACACCACTTATGCAAGAAAAGTAAGGCCCATCTACGATAAGGTGAGACATCAGACGGGCGTTATAGCTTCTGTATCAACGGGCAGTATAGCGGGGGTCAAGACGATAAAGGCTCTCTCCGTAGAGGAAAACATCCAGGGAAAGTTTTCGAAGGAGAACGAGGAGCTCTACTCCCTTAATGTAGAGGCAACGAAAATCACAGCGCTCTACGGCAACGCTCCATTTCTCATAATGGGAACGGCCATGAGTGCCATGCTCTATTACGGTGGGAGGGCAATAATGGCTAACACTCTAACAGTGGGTGAACTGACAGCTTTTCTCACATATATGCTAACGATGACGTGGCCGTTGAGAGCTTTGGGCTTCACAATTGGGGACATCCAGAGGAGTCTGGCCGCTGCTTCAAGGCTCTTTGAGGTTATAGACTCGGCCCCGGCTGAGGTTGATCCCCCGGATGCTGTGGAGCTCAAGAACCCGAGGGGAAAAATCGAGTTCCGCAACGTTCACCTCACATACCACACCGGAAAGACCGTGCTCAAGGGCTTAAATCTCAAAATAAAGCCTGGTGAGAGGATTCTCATAACGGGCCCCCCGGGTTCTGGAAAGAGCACCCTTTTGAAATTGATAGCGCGCTTTTATGAGCCCGAAAGAGGACAAGTTCTGGTTGACGATGTTGACGTGAGGAAAATAAAGACCTCAAGCCTTCGAAAAACAGTCGCCTACATTCCACAAGAGCCATTTATCTTCAATAGGAGCTTAAGGGAGAACATAGCCCTTGCAAAACCTGATGCAAGCATGGAAGAAATCATTAGGGCGGCTAAGATAGCAAAAATCCACGACTTTATAGCTTCTCTTCCGGAAGGATATGAGACAGTTGTAGGTGAGAAGGGTGTAACACTTTCCGGTGGACAGAGACAGAGGATCGCTCTGGCGAGGGCGCTCCTCCTTGAGCCTAGAATACTTCTCCTCGATGATCCAGTTTCAAACCTCGATGCTGAGACGGAAGAAAAGCTTGTTGGAGACCTCAAGGATATACTCGAGGGTAAGACTGCTTTGATAGTCTCTCAAAGGCTCTCAATGGTTAAACTAACTGATAGGGTAATTGTGATGGTAGATGGAGGGGTAGTGGAAGATGGAAGTCCAGAAGAGCTTGCAAAAAAAGGAGGGCTCTTCAGCGAGATGCTTGGCAGAGGTGGTTGGAGTGGACAGTAA
- the pgsA gene encoding archaetidylinositol phosphate synthase, with product MLNKYRSNVKGYLEILVKPLAKMGLTPNQLTLIGLLISLTGAYFFAHGSQQIAALVLLFGSLVDALDGTLARVTRKSSRFGAFLDSTFDRISDGAVLFGIAYGGLVKWEIAVIALIGSYLVSYERCRAEREGSSTLAVGIAERAERLLIIIITALFKRVDIGVYIVAVLAWITAFQRLREAKKRLS from the coding sequence ATGCTGAATAAATACCGCTCAAATGTTAAAGGTTACTTAGAAATCCTCGTTAAACCTTTAGCCAAAATGGGCCTTACTCCAAATCAACTCACTCTCATTGGCTTGCTGATATCTCTAACTGGTGCCTATTTTTTTGCTCATGGTTCTCAACAAATAGCAGCTTTAGTGCTTCTTTTTGGATCACTTGTAGATGCTCTTGATGGGACTTTAGCAAGAGTTACGAGGAAAAGTTCACGATTTGGGGCTTTTTTAGATTCTACCTTTGATAGAATAAGTGATGGTGCAGTTTTGTTTGGAATCGCATACGGTGGATTAGTAAAGTGGGAAATTGCCGTAATAGCATTAATAGGATCTTACCTTGTAAGTTATGAAAGATGTAGAGCAGAACGGGAGGGAAGTAGTACATTAGCAGTCGGCATAGCTGAAAGAGCAGAAAGACTACTCATAATAATTATAACTGCCCTCTTCAAAAGAGTAGATATAGGAGTTTATATTGTAGCAGTCTTAGCATGGATTACGGCCTTCCAAAGACTGCGGGAAGCCAAAAAGAGATTAAGTTAA
- a CDS encoding tRNA (cytidine(56)-2'-O)-methyltransferase, whose protein sequence is MIVVLRLGHRPERDKRVTTHVALTARAFGADKIIIAAERDEHVYDSVMDVVTRWGGPFEVEFNPHWRQVLREWKGKIVHLTMYGIHIDKALPEIKEALKIEDILIVVGAEKVPREVYEIAHYNVAVGNQPHSEVAALAVFLDRVLDGEGLRKDFKNAKVKIIPQERGKKVISLEVSQNAE, encoded by the coding sequence ATGATAGTAGTGCTTAGACTTGGACACCGGCCAGAGAGAGATAAGAGGGTAACAACCCACGTAGCTTTAACTGCAAGGGCCTTTGGAGCTGACAAGATCATAATAGCAGCAGAAAGAGATGAACATGTATATGATAGTGTTATGGATGTTGTAACACGGTGGGGAGGGCCATTTGAGGTCGAATTCAATCCTCACTGGAGACAAGTCTTGAGGGAATGGAAAGGAAAGATAGTGCACCTCACAATGTACGGGATTCATATTGATAAAGCTCTTCCAGAAATAAAGGAGGCTCTAAAAATTGAAGATATATTAATTGTTGTTGGAGCAGAGAAAGTGCCAAGAGAAGTCTATGAGATAGCCCATTACAATGTTGCTGTTGGGAATCAACCACACAGCGAAGTTGCAGCGTTAGCAGTCTTTTTGGATAGAGTTCTAGATGGGGAGGGTCTAAGAAAAGACTTCAAGAATGCAAAGGTTAAAATTATTCCCCAAGAGAGAGGAAAGAAAGTAATATCTCTGGAGGTTAGTCAAAATGCTGAATAA
- a CDS encoding SAM hydrolase/SAM-dependent halogenase family protein, with amino-acid sequence MITLTTDFGLKGPYVGEMKGAILAINPEVEVIDITHSITRHSIIEGSFVMEQAVKYFPADTIHVGVIDPGVGTRRRAIIIEGHQFLVVPDNGIATLPLKWIDAKSAYEIDLQKMEAIIGRKISSTFHGRDVFGPAGALLSLGYEPSRFGKEIDLEKVIKLELEPKKEEDSWILSVIYIDDFGNVILNLENYEKPKYVEVLGRRIPYIETYGKVNIGEFLALPGSHDYLEIAINQGSAADVLGLKVGDEVEVKLIYEEG; translated from the coding sequence GTGATAACCCTGACAACTGACTTTGGCCTCAAGGGTCCTTACGTCGGAGAGATGAAAGGTGCTATTCTAGCAATAAATCCAGAAGTGGAGGTAATTGACATTACTCACTCGATAACAAGACACAGTATTATTGAAGGTTCTTTTGTAATGGAACAAGCTGTAAAGTATTTCCCGGCAGATACGATTCATGTGGGTGTCATTGATCCAGGAGTAGGTACAAGAAGGAGGGCCATTATAATAGAGGGACACCAATTTTTGGTAGTTCCAGATAATGGGATCGCCACACTTCCTCTTAAGTGGATAGATGCAAAAAGTGCATATGAAATAGATCTTCAAAAGATGGAAGCCATTATAGGGAGGAAAATAAGTTCGACATTTCATGGAAGGGATGTTTTTGGACCAGCTGGTGCGTTGCTCAGCTTAGGCTACGAGCCCTCAAGGTTTGGAAAAGAAATTGACTTGGAAAAAGTTATCAAACTTGAATTAGAACCCAAAAAGGAAGAAGACTCTTGGATTTTAAGTGTTATCTACATTGATGATTTTGGGAATGTGATTTTAAACCTTGAAAACTACGAAAAGCCGAAATATGTTGAGGTTTTAGGGAGGAGGATTCCATACATTGAAACATATGGCAAAGTAAATATCGGAGAGTTTTTGGCTCTACCTGGGAGTCATGATTATCTTGAGATAGCGATTAATCAAGGCTCAGCTGCAGATGTACTTGGTCTAAAAGTTGGAGATGAGGTGGAAGTTAAATTAATATACGAGGAGGGATAA
- a CDS encoding class III signal peptide-containing protein: MLRKAQSALEYLFILAAVLILVTVTIRVIFSSVQSINSSVTQYVETIKNKLLETL; this comes from the coding sequence ATGCTAAGAAAAGCTCAAAGTGCGCTTGAGTACTTATTCATATTAGCCGCAGTTCTTATATTGGTTACAGTTACTATAAGAGTTATTTTCAGCAGTGTTCAGTCCATTAACTCATCAGTCACCCAATACGTAGAGACCATCAAGAATAAACTTCTCGAGACACTGTGA
- a CDS encoding transglutaminase-like domain-containing protein has translation MKHLKLISIALIFLIFVSGCLVKEPAKVDITVDKSVVKEENVFHLIVKINNTGKVAITGINLYLNDPRFKISQNPKFDAPLGVGQAREFIWILTAPKDAGRYFLKVSVEVIDELQRTWGGFYKEFIINVIEKENEIPSLGILNAIITSPTEVMGGNDFQLQITLQNVGNGPVKIKGIFVYPLEGMEVTKTPSLPNDISPGEVIKLNYTIKTPYMPKTGYLTISIVYMEGDIEKRELKNKFVKVIWTPWDYGEEILKMAYGEEYYWINLQYLVDEYWKEKFNSSPIVDRDVLRNTFLKVINGAQSEKEAAQKVYNFITSKYSLGNNTTSLNLTEIMSKKEISYEEATLLFTGALRSLNIPSRVISLYNGTDCTQNVISEFYSAGLWYVVDFKRGFLGSRKEYLSTPYFPKTYQMLTQGAYNLVAHSPEEFEGHEHLIVTPEYLVNIEKDLTEVVMDKLSPLSKPRLSMVLADMGKNERIFALFLFASAPEDELNLIFEKTTPKNLAKNTNALYSFYKDNPWPEDFRKYWNILKEVYE, from the coding sequence ATGAAACATCTGAAGCTCATCTCAATTGCACTTATTTTCTTGATATTTGTTTCGGGGTGTTTAGTTAAAGAACCAGCTAAAGTTGATATAACAGTAGATAAAAGCGTTGTTAAGGAGGAGAATGTTTTCCATCTCATTGTTAAAATAAACAACACTGGAAAAGTTGCAATAACTGGAATAAACCTCTATTTAAATGATCCAAGGTTTAAAATTTCTCAAAACCCTAAATTTGACGCCCCCTTGGGAGTAGGGCAAGCTAGAGAGTTCATATGGATATTAACGGCCCCTAAAGACGCAGGTAGATACTTTCTCAAAGTTTCTGTTGAAGTGATTGATGAACTACAAAGAACCTGGGGCGGCTTTTATAAAGAGTTTATCATCAACGTGATTGAAAAAGAAAATGAAATTCCATCTCTAGGAATCCTGAATGCAATAATAACCTCTCCGACAGAGGTCATGGGTGGAAATGACTTTCAACTCCAAATAACTCTACAAAATGTTGGAAATGGGCCCGTAAAAATTAAAGGTATCTTTGTCTACCCCTTAGAGGGCATGGAAGTGACAAAAACTCCCTCCCTTCCAAATGATATTTCCCCAGGGGAGGTAATTAAGTTGAATTACACAATTAAAACACCTTACATGCCAAAGACTGGTTACTTAACCATTTCAATAGTTTACATGGAAGGAGACATAGAAAAGAGGGAACTCAAAAATAAATTTGTAAAAGTAATTTGGACGCCCTGGGATTATGGGGAAGAAATACTTAAAATGGCGTATGGGGAGGAGTACTACTGGATCAACCTCCAATACCTTGTAGACGAATACTGGAAAGAAAAATTCAATTCATCTCCTATTGTAGATAGAGATGTTCTGAGAAATACTTTTTTAAAAGTTATCAATGGAGCCCAATCGGAAAAAGAAGCAGCTCAAAAAGTCTATAACTTCATCACCAGCAAGTATTCACTAGGAAATAACACGACTTCATTGAACCTCACAGAAATAATGTCCAAAAAGGAAATAAGCTATGAAGAAGCTACGCTCCTGTTTACTGGAGCTTTACGATCACTCAACATCCCCTCCAGGGTTATCTCATTGTATAATGGCACAGATTGCACACAAAATGTTATTTCCGAGTTTTATTCTGCTGGGCTATGGTACGTTGTCGATTTCAAGAGGGGATTCCTCGGGAGTAGAAAAGAGTATTTATCAACTCCTTACTTCCCCAAGACCTATCAAATGCTAACCCAAGGAGCGTACAATCTGGTGGCCCATTCTCCCGAAGAATTCGAAGGGCATGAGCATTTAATTGTAACCCCAGAGTATTTAGTCAACATTGAAAAAGACCTCACTGAAGTTGTGATGGATAAGCTCTCTCCTCTATCTAAGCCGAGACTTTCAATGGTGCTTGCGGATATGGGTAAGAACGAACGAATATTTGCTCTTTTCCTTTTTGCCTCTGCACCTGAGGATGAACTAAACTTAATTTTTGAAAAAACTACACCAAAAAACCTTGCAAAGAATACAAACGCACTATACAGCTTTTATAAAGACAATCCATGGCCAGAAGATTTTAGAAAATACTGGAATATCCTAAAGGAGGTGTATGAATGA